The following proteins are co-located in the Billgrantia tianxiuensis genome:
- a CDS encoding haloacid dehalogenase type II, translated as MATVLAFDVYGTLIDTHGVVTELEERLGRAGKGELAAEFSRRWRDKQLEYSFRRGLMGAYVPFGQCTREALDFTDRALQTQLSDVDKDHLMTAYGRLPAFPETADALERLAATGMRCVAFSNGTLDAVSGLLEQAGILERFEAVISVDEVKRFKPDPAVYAHLRNRLEVAPGDTWLISSNPFDVIGARHAGLHAAWVRRSLDAPFDPWGIEPDLTVTDLEALADRLG; from the coding sequence ATGGCAACGGTTCTGGCCTTCGATGTCTACGGCACCCTGATCGATACCCATGGCGTGGTCACCGAGTTGGAAGAGCGGCTCGGCAGGGCCGGGAAGGGTGAGCTGGCCGCCGAGTTCTCACGGCGCTGGCGCGACAAGCAGTTGGAGTACAGCTTTCGTCGTGGCCTGATGGGGGCCTACGTGCCGTTCGGTCAGTGCACTCGCGAGGCGCTGGATTTCACCGATCGTGCCTTGCAGACGCAGCTGTCGGACGTCGACAAGGACCACCTGATGACGGCCTATGGCCGCCTGCCGGCCTTTCCCGAGACGGCAGATGCCTTGGAGCGCCTGGCCGCCACCGGCATGCGCTGCGTGGCGTTCTCCAACGGCACTCTCGATGCAGTCAGCGGCCTGCTGGAGCAGGCCGGCATCCTCGAGCGCTTCGAAGCGGTGATCAGCGTCGACGAGGTCAAGCGCTTCAAGCCCGACCCCGCCGTCTACGCGCATCTACGCAACCGTCTCGAGGTGGCTCCCGGCGATACCTGGCTGATCTCGAGCAACCCCTTCGACGTGATTGGCGCCCGCCATGCCGGGCTGCACGCCGCCTGGGTGCGGCGCAGCCTCGACGCCCCCTTCGACCCCTGGGGCATCGAGCCGGACCTGACCGTGACCGATCTGGAGGCGCTTGCCGATCGCCTGGGCTGA